AATCCCGTGGGGGCGAAGGAAGGGAAACCCCTGGCGGTGAAGCCTGGCGGCCAGTTCATAATCCAGTGCAAATGCATGCCACAAGATGGAGCCCCCATCCGGCAATCTGTAATGGGCGGGCCAGCCCTGTTGCAGTAAGGCTTCGATAAAGGGGGCCAGGCGTTTGTCATTGTCGGCGAACAGGTGTGTCATCAGATCCTGCCCGCTACTATCGAGTTCCTCGACGTTGGCCCCCTGTTCAAGCAGAAGGGTAAACATCGACAGGCTACGATAATGCACGCAGGCATAGATAAGCGGTTCATCTCCGAGGGGGGCATTGGGATCCAGGCCTGAACTCAGCAGCCGAGTCAGCTCGGCAACATCCTGATTTCGTACGAGAGTATCCAGGGTATCTTCGGGTAGAAACCTTGCCAGCAGGCTGTCGAGTTCATCGGGTGAGGGCCGGATACCGCGATAAAAATAGGCGTCAAAACCGGCATCCAGAGCAGCACAGCGGGCGTTTATCTTGATAAACACCACTCCCAGAGCCTTGCTGGCGCGCATCAGCCGATAATTGATGCCAGCGTCGCTTTGGATATCCAGCCTCAGGTGATTACTGAAGAGTTTGAGGGATGTGAGGTGTTCGGTCGGGGTTAAATACCCTGACAAACCAAGGGCATCGAGCGCCTGCTCGGGTGACAGGGACGCAGTGGTCTGCCGGATGCGTTCGCTGTCGCTGCTTGACATACACAGGCAGTACCTGAACCAATTTGCCGACATGGCGCCTTCTGACACTTTGTTCCCCCAGTGACGGTTGCCCTTGGCCCGGCAGGAGCGGCGGCCTGTGCAACATTGGCGTCACAATACTCACAAGTGCCCTGAATGGCAACCGAATTTGGCTTACAGGACGCGCGAGCACGGCATTTCGTGGTGCCAGGTTTGTGCCTTGTCGCGGCATAGCAGACAGCGTATTTGGGTTATCCGGGATCCAGGATAGTGAGCCAGGTCCATGCTGTGTTTGCCTCTGAAGCATCACAGCTTCCAATGTGCGCGTGTCAAACCTGCTTTTACCGTGTTGGCTTAACCCCATCTGGGATGTGAATAAGGCGCCGGTACTCCCCTTTAGAAGGCTTGGCGCGGGTAGTTGTTAGCTGCATTCGGCATTCTTGAACAGAATGAGGTTCAATGTTTGTATATTTTATGCTAGAAATGCGCATCTGAATTGCGCCTCTGGCTGTGTTGGCCCGCGGCAACAAATGATTTAAAGGTGATGTATGACCATAGGTGTTGGTGGGCTGACGGCCCAAGAGGCTCTGGCCAAACTCAGTGATATGACAGCGGGCACAGGCCCCATTGACGCGGCTGAATTTCAGGGGCGTATCCTCAAGGCGCAGGGGCTGATGAAAGCGGCAGGGTTGGATGCTGTGTACCTTAATGCCGGCACCAATCTTTACTACTTTACCGGTACCCGCTGGTACGCCAGCGAGCGTATGGTAGGTGCCATTCTGCCCGCAGAAGGGGCGTTGGAATACATAGCACCGGCTTTTGAACTCGACACCCTCAAAGGCTATATGGCCATCAAGGGTGAAGTGAATACCTGGCATGAAGACGAAAGCCCTTATCAACTCTTTGGCTCAGTACTCAAACGCCTTGGCTTGGGGCAGGGGCGGGTGGGTATGGATGAATCGGCTGCGTTTTTCATCAGTGAAGGTATTCGTGATGCCAACCCTGAGCTTAAGGTCGTAAGCGCCAAGGCCGTGACGGCCGGTTGCCGGATGCAAAAATCGGCCGCTGAGCTGGCACTGATGCAACGCGCCAAGGACATGACCCTGGAAGTACATAAGGCTGCCGCTGCTATGTTGCGGCCCGGTATCACTGTGAGTGAAGTGGAAGCCTTTATCGATGCTGCCCATCGTAAAGTGGGAGCTCCGGCCGGCTCTTATTTTTGCATTGTGCTATTTGGTGAAGACACGGCGTATCCCCACGGCGTGAAAAATCCCAAGGCGCTGGAAGAGGGCGATACCGTCCTGATTGACACCGGCTGCCAGCTCTATGGTTATAACTCAGATATCACCCGCACTTACGTTTATGGCACCCCGAGTGCGCGTCAGCGTGAACTCTGGAACCTGGAAAAACAGGCGCAGGCGGCTGCCTTTGAGGCGGCCAGATTGGGCGCCCCCTGTGGCAGCGTCGATAAGGCCGCCCGCAGCGTGCTTGAGGCCGCAGGCTTTGGCCCGGGCTATGCTGTTCCCGGCCTGCCACACCGTACAGGTCACGGCATAGGGCTGGATATTCACGAGTGGCCCTATCTGGTGGCGAATGACACTACACCGCTGGCGCCGGGAATGTGTTTTTCCAACGAGCCCATGCTCTGTGTACCCGGTGAATTTGGGGTACGCCTTGAGGATCACTTCTACATGACTGAGTCTGGCCCCAAATGGTTCACTCTCCCTTCCCATTCCATTGACAATCCGTTTGGCTTGTAAGGGACAATAAAAAAACGGAGGCACAGGCCTCCGTTTTTTATTTCGCTTCAGTCAGCATTCATTCGATGGCTATCAGTTCCACATCGAAAATCAGCACAGAACCACCGGGGATTTTGCCTACGCTACGGTTGCCGTAACCCAGGCTTGCCGGGATGAAAAAGCGCATCTTGTCACCTTCTTTCATCAGTTGCACGCCTTCGGTCCAGCCCTTGATAACCCGATTCAGCGGGAAGGCAATGCTCTCACCACGCTCAACTGACGAGTCGAACACAGTGCCATCGGTCAGGGTGCCGTGATAGTGCACGCGCACAGTGTCGCTGGCACTGGGATGACGTTCGCCACTGCCGGCAATCAAAAGCTCATACTGCAGGCCCGATGCCGTGGTGGTTACACCGTCACGCTTGGCGTTTTCAGCGAGGAAGACGGCGCCTTTCTCTTCATTGAGCTTGGCGGCCTTTTGATTATTCATGGTGGTGAAAAAGTAAAAAATGACGCAGGCAATCACAATAACAGCGAGGGCAACTCTCATGGGATGGATTCCGTAATGGCTGACTTTTGACTATCGTATGGAACTCAATATCTTATGGTTAAGCTGCTGCCGGGTAAAGCCTGGATGTCGGTGCCAAGGCTTATCCCTGGGCTGGCGCTGCTGCAGTGACGTAATAAAAGGCGCCAAGTGCCAGCAGCAGATGCAGCAGGGTCGCCGCGTAAAATGGCCACAAAAATCCGCGTTTACTGGTTTTATGGCGAAACAGCGCCATGGCCAGCATGGCACCACCGAAGCCACCAACCAGTGCCAGCAGCCAGAGCTTGATTTCGGCGGTCCTGGGTTTGTCTTTTAAGGCGGCGCGTTTATCAAGAGCAAAGACCACAAAGGCTGCCAGCCCGAGTCCGCCATAGCCTACAAGCAGCCACAGCGGCAACCAGTTCAGTGCCACCCCAATGGCCAGCAATAAATAAAACACCAGCGCGAAAATAATCATGAGTTTACCCCGTGGGTATTCGTTGCCCTCTGAGTGCGACCAAAGGCGAGATAGCGCCATAGTCTTTCCAGTGGCCCTTGTTTAAAGCACCTCAAATACCAGGACGCCAGCAGTATTTGGCATGCCGCCCAGGTCAGGGCCGTTATCAGATAATGGATGCGATCAAAACTTTGCAGCCAGTCGGGGAACAGGTACCGGAAGCAGGCAATCCCCAGCAGCGACTGCAAAATGTAAAGCGATAACGCCAACTTGCCCACGTTTTGCAGCGGCTTCAGCACGGTTTCACTACCCCGGCATAGCCGGATAATGAGGTCGGCATAGAGCACGGATACGGGTATGGCACTGAATATCACTGTGATTTCAGCGAGATTGACCAGGGCGCGGGATTCACTGAAGTACAGGGTTAAGTCCACCGCGCCCAGCAGGAGTGCCAGCAGCAGTAACCTGATGCGGGCCGCATCAGTGAGCCCCTCGTTGAAAAAGTGGCTGCGATAGAGGTACATGCCCAGCAGCATCATGCCGAGGATGTACCACAGCAGGGCGATGGGCAGCATCACCAGCGTCATCATCAGCATCATCGCCAGATGTTGCAACACCTGGCCCAGATAGGGACCAATCCAGGGCGCGAGGGAAGCCTGATACTCGGGGCTTAGCCGGGAAGGAAGGGGCTCTGTGGGCAGGGCCTGGGTCAGGAGCAACATCACTATGGCCGAAAACCCGAGAAACTGCAGGGCTCTTTTGTGGATATGGTCGAGGGGTGCATCCAGATAACGAATGGCAACCATGGCGGAGAGACCGTAGCTGAGCAACACATCACCGGGCCAGATAAATATGCCGTGGAGTAAACCGAATAGCATCAGTATCTTAAGTCGGCGCTTAATGGGAAACACCTGACCAAAGCGCTGATATTGAATCACCAGCCCGACACCAAAGAGCATGGTAAAGAGACCGATAAAGCGCCCTTCCAGCAGCAACCGAGAGAACACTTCCAGTGGCACGTCGGATGCCGCAGCCGGAATGGTAGGGATATATCCTTCGAGGCTATTGCCCATAAAGAGGATGTTGATAAAAAAGATCCCAAGTACCGCGAGGCCGCGGACACTGTCGATGTTGGGATTACGCATCTGTGAGTTGGCTGACATCCATTGTCTTCCATCATCTTGTTATCAAAGGTGTTCAGCCTATCATGAAAACAAAAAAGCGGGCCAGAGGCCCGCATCATACCCTACACATTTGTTATTGCATCAGGCCGGCAATCCAGTGCTGGTAAAGTGGCAACCCTATCAGCACATTCACCGGGAAGGTGATTCCGAGGGATGCCAACATGGCCAGGCCAATGTTGGCATCGGGAATGGCGGCGCGAATAGCGGCCGGCGCTGCGATATAGGAGGCGCTGGCCGTGAGGCCTGCCAGCACCAGCACGGTGCCTGCGGGTAGGCCCATGGTGATGCCAGCACCAATGCCGACCCATGCCAGTACAAAGGGGGCTATGGCGGCGAATGCCAGTAGGCGCCACTGTTTCAGCGGCAGTGGAATACACACCTTGGCAGTCACCAGCCCCATCTCCAGCAGGAACAGCGCCAGCAGGGTTTTAAAACCGCTGAGTAACATGGGGGCCAGAGGCTCCAGGCCCTGAGGTCCGTACAACCAGCCGATGATGACACCCCCCAGAAGCAAGACCACACCACGGCTGGTCAGGGCTTCATGGAGAATATTGCCGCCGCTTTGGGTTTGCTCCCCCTTGCTGAGGCGACGATGCAGCCAGAGCATAATCACGATGGCGGGCAGTTCCAGCATGACCAGATACAGGGTGGTTTCAGGTCTCAGCTCCCAGCCTGCGGTTTCGGCCATGGCCATCACCACTGCAAAGGTTCCCGCGCTGACCGAGCCATAGTGAGCGGCGATGCTGGCGGCATCAGAGGTTGTGAGTCGTACCAGCAGTCGCAGTATCGGAAACAGCGCCAGTGGAATGATAAAACCCAGTCCAACCACGGTCAGCAGTTCCATGGGTTGAAGGTGGTCGGTTTGACCATGTAGTGACATACCGCCTTTAAGCCCCAGTGTCAGCATCAGCAAAATCGACAGGGTCTCGTAGATGGATTGTGGGACCTTAAGATCCGATTTGATCACTCCGGCCAGGAGGCCCAAGGCAAAAAATGCAATAACAATATCCGGCATAGTTGACTCCAGCAGCCCGGTTTCCACCGGGGATAAGGCAAGTTTGACGGCTGGAGATTGTGCCCATGATTAGCTATATTGAAAAATAAATTTTATGAGCACCATATATAGATGTTTATCTATATATGGGTTTGCCTTTAACGGGTCGACTGATGGATAACCCCAGACTTAAACAACTCAGTATAAGACTGCTGCAGGTCTTCATTACCGTGGTGCGCCTTGGCAATGTGTCGGCCGCGGCCAGACAGCTGCATCTCACTCAACCCACGGTTTCTCTGCAGTTGAAGAAGATTGCCGAGCTGGTTGGGGAGCCATTACTGGAAAGCCGGGATGGCGTCATGCGACCAACCGATGTGGGTGAGGAAGTGTACCGGGCCGCCTGCGATATACTCTCGCGCCTTGATGATTTGGACGATTTTCTTGGCGGCATAAAACAAGGGGAGAGCGGTCATATTCGCATCGGACTTGTCACCACGGCCAAGTATGTGATGCCCCGCATTCTGGGGCCTTTTTATCGTCGCTTCCCCAAGGTGCAGGTGACGCTGAGTATAGGTAACCGTGCTCATGTGCTGAATCGCTTTGCCCATCAGGAGGATGACCTCTACCTCTTCAGCCATCCACCCGCAGGGGAATCTGTGCTGGCTTCGCGGATTATCACCAATCCGCTTAAATTGATTGCCCCGGCCGATCACTGGGCGGTGGGGCAAAAAGGCCTTGGATTTGACGTGCTCAAGGGCGAGCGTTTTATTATGCGCGAGCCGGGTTCGGCCACCCGGATGATGTTTGAAAGCTGGCTCAGTGCCCGTGGCATCGAACTCACTGACATCATGCAAATCGAGAGTAATGAAGCGATACGGTTAAGCGTGGCATCCGGGCTGGGGTTGTCGGTGATTTCTGCCCATACCCTCAGCGAGGGCGATATGGGGCCTGAAAAGCCTGCGGTGCTGGACGTGGCGGATTTTCCCCTGCGCAGCAACTGGTATCTGGTGGCACGGCGCGATAAACGGCTCCCCCAGAGCGCATTGCAGCTTATTCGTTTTATGGCAGAGCATTTGGGGGACTGTATTGACCCCGGTTATGTGGCCGACAACATAGAGGCACTCCACCGCGTCTTCACCCCTTCCCGTTAACCGCGTCCGTCTTTGGTTTTACTGATTGGCGGCAACTATACTTTGAGATGCAGTATACGGGTATGCTGCCGGGGCGCCTTGTCCGTAACACACAAGCCGATTGACCGATTTGCCTTCGACCTTCATGTCGCCGTTATTACATGTAACAACACCGGAAAACAGTTACCGGAAGTAGGTATTCAGAGGCAAGGGGTTGCCTGAGAGCATATCCAGGGACGTTTCACTCATCAGAGGATAGTGTTATGACCAAGAAGAACCCCTTGCTGAGGGCCTTGCCCTGTGCCCTGGGGCTGGCAATGGCCGGTGCTGTGGCACCGCTTTATGCCTCAGATACTCAGGCTTTGCTGGACGATGCACTCAGCGCCGCACCTCCCACCTTGAGGGACAAGGTGACAGTGATGGACTGGCAACACAATGTGCTGCAACAGGGCAGCAGTAACTATACCTGTTTCCCCACGCCGCCCAGTCTGCAGGGAAAGGCGCCCATGTGTATGGACGGACCCTGGATGATGTGGGCCGATGCCTGGTCCAATAAAAAGCCGTTTCAGGCCAAGTCGATAGGTATTTCCTATATGCTGGCCGGTGATGGCGGCGCCAGCAATACAGACCCCTTCGCCGAGGGCAAGACAGAGGACAATCAGTGGATAGTCGAAGGCCCGCACCTGATGATTATTACCCCCGATGCCGCCCTGTTGGACAGTCTGCCAACCGATCCCTATGAGGGTGGCCCCTATGTGATGTGGAAAGGGACGCCCTATGCCCACATCATGGTGCCGGTGGGACCGAGAAAGTAACCAGTCAAACGCCCATTCAGGGCGTTTTTTATAGACAGAATTCAGGATGCATGGCCTTTTTGCGCCATTGCATGCAAATCAATGTCTCTCCTCCATAGCCAGCTTGAACCAGGCCGTCTTGTCCAGGTGTTACACCTGTTCTCGCCAAAGAGGAAAATCAGGGGATATCACCCAGGTCAATGATTTTGAAACCATAAATACATATGTGCTTAACTTGTTGAAATTATGTGATTTGAGATAGATCAATGCCATCGCTTTTTGCAATTGTGTTTTACCAGACCCTCCTCTAGAATGCGCCGCCCTCTCAGCCTTCCCGTGCTGCAGCAGGTACACCAGATCCCGACCCGTGGCATCAGCTTGCCGCTGGTTTTTTACTCAGGAGTTAACTATGTCCACCCCTCTGGCCAACCCCGCCCCACTCGGGCTGATGGGCTTTGGCATGACCACCATTTTGCTCAATATCCACAATGCCGGTTTCTTTCCCATCGATGCCATGATCCTGGCCATGGGGATTTTTTACGGCGGTTTGGGGCAGGTAATAGTCGGTATCATGTGTTTCATGCGTGGCGATACCTTCGGTACAACGGCCTTTACCTCCTACGGCCTGTTCTGGCTGACGCTGGTGGGGTTGATTTTAATGCCAAACGCCGGCGTGGCAGCGAGCCCAGCATCCTTTATGGGTTGGTATCTGGCACTGTGGGGTGTGTTCACTGGCTTTATGTTTATTGGTTCGCTGCGCTACGCCCGCATCAAGCAGTTTATTTTCGGTTCCCTGACGCTGCTGTTTTTCCTGCTGGCAGCCCGTGATTTCACCGGCAGTGAACTGATTGGCACCATCGCCGCCTGGGAAGGAATTATCTGTGGCGCATCAGCCATTTACTTTGCCATGGCGCAGGTGATTAATGGTGAGTATGGCCGCACTGTACTGCCCGTTGGTGAACGCAAGGTCAAGGCGCCAGTGGTTGCCGTGAGCGAAGCCAAAGCCGCCTGACGCCAGCAGCCTTCACTATTGCGAGAAGCTAAAAATGCCCTGTCATACAGGGCATTTTTGTTTTTGTGTGGGGAATGAGATAGCTCAGTCACCCACTTTTTTATAGGTAAACTCGAGCTCGCCGCCCTTGGTATTGCGCAGCAGCGTCATTTCAGTCCCGGAGATGTTGATAAGCTGGCTTTTATTCAGCCGTACATCGGCCTCGGTCTTGGATTGGCCATTGGGAAGCGATATCGACTTGGTTTTTATCTGCACCTGAAGCTCATTGCCTATCAGTTTCCAGCTACCTTTGAGAGTTAATTTTGAGCCGAAAAGATTCGCATCTCGGCTATAGCTGCCATCGGGGGCGTAGGTATCAAAGGCGTCGTTCAGCATATCGTCCTGCCAGCGTCCCAGCAGTTGTTTGGCAGCGAAAGGGGCTGAGGACTTCTTTACCCCCGAATCCGTCATCAGGCTTGCCCCAGAGGTGGCTTCATCATTATCGGCATATTCAGCATCGGTGTCGTCGCTGCTGGGCGAACTTATGGGAGCTGACTTATCGGTTACCGTGAGTTCCTGGGCTTCTTCCGACGTTGGGCGGTCACCGAAATGAACTTTGCCGTCCTTATCCACCCACTTGTAGACGTTTTCCGCCTGAGCGAGCTGTGCCATGCTCAGACCAACCAACATCCCGAGCAGTACGATGTGCAATTTCATGGCATATTTCCTTATATTTCCAAGCGCGCCATCTTCGCAGGTGATGTTGTCAGGACGCAATCACCTGCCAAATGCGGTTGACCTTAGCCGCTACTTATTATCGGACCTCAGCACCAACTCTACCCGGCGGTTTTGGCTCTGGCCTGCCTCGTTGGCGTTGCTCGCCACCGGGCTGAATTCCCCCATGCCATGGGCTTCAAGCTGCGCCGGTTTGATTTGATAATCCGCTCCCAAGGCCTTAACCACGGCGGCGGCGCGGCGCTCAGACAGGCTGAGGTTGTAGGCTTTATCGCCCTGATCGTCTGTGTGGCCAACCACATAAAAATTCAGTGCCGGGTTTTGCTTAAGGTAGCTTGCCAGTACCTCCAATACGGGTTTGGATTCAGGCAGCATGCGGTCGCTGTCGTAGTCAAACAGCAGACCGTCGAGGGTGGCTTTGCCTGTTTGAGTGATGGCGTCTGTGAGGGCATTGAGATCGATACCAACCCGGTTATCGTTCAGGCCGGTTGCCTCTATTATCTTAAGCTCGTTCCACAGTGCGCCCGAAAAGCCAAGGGTATAACTGGAGACAGTGATATCCCCCTCAGGGCGACTGAGGCGATACAGGCTATAGAACAGGCTTTCATCATTGCCGTTGGACACTGTGGGCTTAAGGGCATAATAGATGGCATCCTTGCTGATACAGCCCTTGGCCTCGCAACTGAAAACCTCTTGAAATCCCAACTTTTTAAGCGCTGCCACATAGTTGGCATTCACTTCAAATTCGGAGTAGCTTCGCGGCAGGCTGTAGGCGATTTGCGTGAGTTTACCCTCTTGAATGGCCGTGATAGCTTTTTTCCCTTCGACGCCGGTCAACACAGGGGATTTTGCATACCCCAGCTGGCTGTATTTGGCAATGAAGGCGCCGGGCAGGCGCTGCATCAGGGGATGGTCGACGCTGCCCCTGACATCTTTTGTGCTGTTATCGGCCACCTTGATGTCGGTGGGTTGAGCGGTGAGCATGGCAGTATTTATCTTGACCAGATCAAGAGGTTCGGGGGTGGCTTCGAGCACATCCAGTTGCAGATTGGTGCCCCTGTGCCAATTGGCGCTGTACAGGCTGATGTAGATATCACCGCTGGCTCTGGAGAGTTTGGCGGTCAGCATCGATGGCTCACGCTTACTCACGCTGGATAAGGGCGATACCTGATAGTAGAGCTTTTCTTCGTTACCGCAGTCGTTGCCGTGGCATTCAAACAATATGTTTGCCCCTTGCTGCACTAACTGCGCCTTGTGGTTATTGATGATGTGTTCAGGAGTAAAGCTCGCAGGCAGCTTGTAATTGATGCGACTGAGCACACCGCCCACGTCAGTAACGCTATAGACTTTACCGCCCATTCCCGTAATTAACGGATAGGGAATATAGTGCCGCTGCTCTTGTGTCTCTATTTTGGCTTCGGGAAAGACCGAAAAAAGCGAGGGTAAATCGGCCGCAACTGTTTGTGTTGGCAGCAATGTGGCCGGAAGATAAATCGCCATGGCACAGGTGAAAATATGTCTTTTCATACTGCTGTAAATCCTTATCTGTTTGATTCTTTGATGCTTTGCAAAAGCTGGCTATTCCATGTCCGAACGCAGCACCAATTCCACTCTGCGGTTGAGTGCCTGGCCTGACTCGTTTTCATTACTCGCCACCGGGCTATATTCCCCGTTGCCATGGGCGGTTAATTGTGACGCCGGGATGTGATATTGCTGCGTGAGGCTTTGAATAACGGCATCGGCGCGGCGCAACGACAGACTTTGGTTGTAGGCGCGCTCTCCCTTGTCATCGGTATGGCCAACCACGTAAAAGCCTTTAGCCGGGTGCTGTTTAAGATAGGTTGCCAGCACCTCCAGCACCGGCTGGGATTCAGGCAGCATCCGGTCGCTGTCGAAGTCGAACAGCAAACCATCCAGGGTTGCCTTGCCGGTTTGTGTGATGGCGTCATTGAGGGCGTCGAGATTGATGGCGATCCTGTCCGTTTTCAGGACAGACAGCTCCATAACTCTGAGCGTGGTATCCCCCGGTGTTGCGTCGTAACGGCCCTGGGAATAGATATCGAAATACACATCACCCTGAGGGCGGCTCAATCTATACAGCTGATATTCCTGCCACTGATCTTCGGCATCATCCTGGAACAATCCCATGGCTTTGATAAGCGCATCATCATCGCCACAGCCAGTGCCTTTGCAGTAAAACACCTGCTCTGCGTTAAGCTTTTGTGCAGCAGCGGCGTAATTGCTGTTAATTTCAAACAGCGAGTAACGCTCGGGCATCTGATAACGAATTTCAGTGAGCCTGGCGTCCAGAGATTGGGTCTGAATGCCGGCTGCTGAGATGCCTACTATGACCGGAACCTGGGTAAGATTGGTTTGTTTGTAACGCGTGATATAATTGCCTGGCATGCGCCCAAGCAACGGATGATCGGCTGAGTCCTGGGCATCGTCACTGCGTCTGTCAGCCATCGCCACATCCTGTGTGCCCTGCTGCAAAAAATTGCTGTTTGCCTCAACAAGATCCAGCGGTTCCGGGATGACTTCAAGGGTAACCAGCTGCACCTTGGTGTAACTGCCCTCACGGTGAAAGGCGTAGATGCTGCTGTAGACATCTCCGCCCGCACCTTTAAGCTTTGCTGCGACGTAAGCGCCGGGATAACTGGTATCCACTGTTATCAGGGGTGCCAGCTGGTCCCGCATGGCCCAGCCATCGCCGCAGCCTTCAGCCTCACATTGAAATAACACCTCGGCATTGAGGTTTTTAAACTGCGCCAGATAGTTATTCATTACCAGTGCCAGCGGATAGCTGTCCGGAAGTTCAAATGAGTTGTGGGTCAGGCGCCCTGAAACCGGCTTAAGCGTGAAGCCCTGGTTACTGACGGCCGTGATGATGTGAAAAGGCGTGAAATGGATGCGTTTTTCTTCGGGATACTTTGCATTAGGGAATGGACCAAATAAGCTCGCAGCATTAACAGATGTGGCTAAGCTGGCGAGAAGTGATACAAATATTAACGTATTTTGTCCCATAAAAAATCCTTTTCAGCGGGCCTTTCTTGCTTTAGCGTAAATAAGCGCAAGGACGCCGATCATATAACAAGTACATAGAAAAGTCCTTATTTGGCGTGTTCACGTATTGTTAATATGAATAAACCCTGAGAGTTATATGGATATCAAAACTGAAGTCAGCCTGAAATTGGTCGGG
This portion of the Shewanella amazonensis SB2B genome encodes:
- a CDS encoding OmpA family protein, with protein sequence MGQNTLIFVSLLASLATSVNAASLFGPFPNAKYPEEKRIHFTPFHIITAVSNQGFTLKPVSGRLTHNSFELPDSYPLALVMNNYLAQFKNLNAEVLFQCEAEGCGDGWAMRDQLAPLITVDTSYPGAYVAAKLKGAGGDVYSSIYAFHREGSYTKVQLVTLEVIPEPLDLVEANSNFLQQGTQDVAMADRRSDDAQDSADHPLLGRMPGNYITRYKQTNLTQVPVIVGISAAGIQTQSLDARLTEIRYQMPERYSLFEINSNYAAAAQKLNAEQVFYCKGTGCGDDDALIKAMGLFQDDAEDQWQEYQLYRLSRPQGDVYFDIYSQGRYDATPGDTTLRVMELSVLKTDRIAINLDALNDAITQTGKATLDGLLFDFDSDRMLPESQPVLEVLATYLKQHPAKGFYVVGHTDDKGERAYNQSLSLRRADAVIQSLTQQYHIPASQLTAHGNGEYSPVASNENESGQALNRRVELVLRSDME